One window of Pseudacidobacterium ailaaui genomic DNA carries:
- a CDS encoding LPS-assembly protein LptD, protein MTKQFPPASQLPDAPSVPVARVIPAPQGGVPVEIRAVSQREKDNIYTLEGNVVIHYRDYVIQADKIIYNRDTGEVVADGHLTLDSSRDDLHLTATHGEMNLDEDTGRFYDVIGTIGTGTNRTMQRNKKVFTSPNPFAVTGRELIQLGQGNYKLIDGTMTSCRLPQPDWRLLAKEINVNDNQAAARNTIFQLWHVPLLYLPYATHAVSEEDRTTGILLPIAGNSTTKGFIFGEEIYFALSRNSDLTIGTEYFSKRGFSPMGLFRYRGFGENFLNVRFHALFDRGLAPDNINQGGTDLMVDGRRDWGSHTRGIVDAEYLSSYIYRQAFEENYATAIDSEVKSQIFGVHSLGGFSQNLRFDRYQSFQNTATNAEIRILHLPELQMEAEDHYLGDTALMWGGTASVAALSRSEPSNSLNTATFHAYFVPRVDLYPHIALPFQLGEWTFRPEAAVRETFYGKSQTPAPLGTVPSLRDASVNRKDLEAGIDIHPPALERDFTAPWLVRLFGGSLRHSIEPDFQYHYVAGIGNFDSILRFDDVDIASDTNELDYSLTQRLFLRHLRPHPCKGDEALGPDELCGGGTEDWISWQLAQKYFLNNTFGGAVTNGTRNVLAPTLDLTGIAFLTGPRTFSPIISRLRMRTTSATDLEWDMDYDPRLGRMTASNVYAGYKVGDYSFNLGEFHLNAPEAPATVGQGTQATNIISNYNQLRLTASYGSSTKGGLSAGGTLGYDFVQNQLQYGAIQSSWNWDCCGLSLEVRRYSLGAVRDDTQYLYSFTLAGVGSAGSLRRAVRIF, encoded by the coding sequence GTGACAAAGCAGTTTCCCCCCGCATCTCAGTTGCCGGACGCTCCGAGTGTTCCGGTGGCACGGGTCATTCCGGCGCCCCAGGGTGGGGTGCCTGTAGAGATTCGCGCTGTCTCGCAGCGGGAAAAGGACAATATCTACACACTCGAAGGCAATGTGGTCATCCATTATCGGGACTACGTCATTCAGGCCGACAAAATCATCTATAACCGGGACACGGGAGAGGTCGTTGCAGATGGCCATCTGACCCTGGACAGCAGTCGGGATGACCTGCATCTTACGGCCACCCACGGTGAAATGAATCTGGATGAAGACACAGGGCGTTTTTATGACGTAATCGGGACCATCGGGACCGGTACAAACCGGACGATGCAACGCAACAAGAAGGTGTTCACTTCACCCAATCCTTTTGCCGTTACAGGACGGGAATTGATACAGCTGGGCCAGGGAAACTATAAACTCATTGACGGCACTATGACCTCCTGCCGCCTGCCGCAGCCGGACTGGCGGTTGCTGGCCAAAGAAATCAATGTAAATGATAATCAGGCGGCGGCCCGAAACACGATTTTCCAGCTATGGCATGTCCCTCTGCTTTATTTGCCTTATGCCACCCATGCGGTCAGTGAAGAGGATCGCACTACGGGCATTCTCCTGCCCATCGCCGGCAACAGCACAACAAAAGGCTTCATTTTTGGGGAAGAGATTTATTTTGCGTTAAGCCGCAATTCGGACCTCACCATCGGCACAGAATATTTTTCGAAACGCGGCTTTTCACCCATGGGGCTCTTTCGGTATCGCGGATTCGGTGAGAATTTTCTGAATGTGCGTTTTCATGCTCTCTTCGACCGTGGCCTCGCACCAGACAACATCAACCAGGGCGGCACAGACCTAATGGTGGATGGACGTCGCGACTGGGGAAGTCATACACGAGGCATTGTGGATGCTGAATACCTCAGCTCCTACATCTATCGACAGGCCTTTGAGGAAAACTACGCTACAGCGATTGACTCAGAGGTGAAATCACAGATCTTTGGCGTACATTCCCTCGGGGGATTCTCACAAAATCTGCGTTTTGATCGCTATCAGAGCTTCCAGAACACCGCAACGAATGCGGAAATCAGGATCCTGCACCTTCCGGAACTGCAAATGGAGGCTGAAGACCATTATCTGGGCGATACTGCGCTGATGTGGGGAGGGACCGCATCGGTAGCTGCTCTTTCGCGCTCCGAACCCTCCAATAGTCTGAACACTGCCACATTCCATGCCTATTTTGTGCCCCGCGTGGACCTCTATCCACACATTGCTCTCCCCTTTCAGCTTGGCGAGTGGACTTTCCGGCCCGAAGCTGCTGTCCGCGAGACATTCTATGGAAAGAGCCAGACGCCGGCCCCCCTGGGCACTGTCCCTTCACTACGCGACGCTAGTGTGAACCGAAAAGATCTGGAAGCAGGCATCGACATTCATCCTCCCGCCCTGGAGCGCGATTTCACAGCGCCATGGCTGGTGCGCCTCTTTGGAGGCAGCCTGCGTCACTCCATTGAGCCGGATTTTCAGTATCACTATGTTGCTGGCATTGGAAATTTTGATTCGATCCTGCGCTTTGATGATGTGGACATTGCCAGCGATACGAATGAACTTGATTACTCGCTGACCCAGCGGCTTTTCCTGCGCCATCTCCGGCCTCATCCCTGCAAGGGTGACGAAGCACTCGGACCTGACGAACTGTGCGGAGGCGGAACAGAAGACTGGATCTCCTGGCAGCTGGCGCAGAAATATTTCCTGAACAATACTTTTGGCGGAGCAGTCACCAATGGAACGAGGAACGTACTGGCCCCCACGCTCGATCTGACCGGGATCGCCTTTCTCACCGGACCGCGCACATTTTCGCCCATCATATCGCGGCTCAGGATGCGGACAACATCCGCTACAGACCTTGAATGGGACATGGATTACGATCCGCGGCTGGGCCGCATGACCGCCAGCAATGTGTATGCGGGCTACAAAGTGGGAGACTACAGCTTCAACCTGGGCGAATTTCATCTGAATGCCCCAGAAGCGCCCGCCACTGTAGGCCAGGGCACGCAAGCCACAAATATTATCTCTAACTATAATCAGCTGCGCCTTACGGCGAGCTATGGCTCTTCCACAAAAGGAGGGCTGAGCGCTGGAGGTACGCTGGGCTATGATTTCGTACAGAACCAGTTGCAATATGGAGCAATCCAGAGCTCCTGGAACTGGGACTGCTGTGGCCTGAGTCTGGAAGTCCGCCGATACTCTCTCGGCGCAGTACGCGATGATACACAGTATCTCTACAGCTTTACGCTGGCCGGGGTGGGTTCTGCGGGAAGTTTAAGAAGAGCTGTGCGTATTTTTTAG
- a CDS encoding class I SAM-dependent methyltransferase produces MDRAYWEYIYGTHKADEVSWYRSHLETSLKLIENTGLKRSACILDVGGGASTLADDLLARGYENISVLDISETALSLAKERLQSRADQIHWIAADITSISLPKHKYDLWHDRAVFHFLTKAKQRSLYLHQVQEALRPGGHIILATFAFNGPEKCSGLEVLRYSAETLMRELGEDFQLRESVEENHITPLGKPQPFLYCRLQFAPRMR; encoded by the coding sequence ATGGATAGAGCGTATTGGGAATATATCTATGGCACACATAAGGCAGATGAGGTCAGCTGGTACCGTTCTCATCTTGAAACTTCACTTAAGCTGATTGAAAACACGGGGCTCAAACGAAGCGCCTGCATCCTTGATGTGGGTGGAGGGGCCTCGACGCTAGCTGATGACTTATTGGCGCGCGGCTACGAGAATATTTCCGTCCTGGATATTTCAGAAACCGCACTCTCCCTTGCGAAGGAGCGATTACAAAGCCGTGCCGATCAGATTCACTGGATTGCTGCTGACATCACCTCAATCAGCCTTCCCAAACATAAGTATGACTTATGGCACGACCGCGCTGTCTTCCATTTTTTGACAAAAGCAAAACAACGGAGCCTCTATCTTCATCAAGTACAGGAAGCGCTGAGACCTGGTGGTCACATCATATTGGCCACCTTTGCTTTCAACGGTCCGGAAAAATGTAGTGGACTGGAGGTCCTCCGTTATAGTGCTGAAACGCTCATGCGGGAGCTAGGTGAGGATTTCCAATTGAGGGAAAGTGTGGAGGAAAACCATATAACTCCTTTGGGAAAGCCGCAGCCCTTTCTTTATTGCCGCCTTCAATTTGCCCCGCGGATGAGATAA